Proteins from a genomic interval of Quercus lobata isolate SW786 chromosome 11, ValleyOak3.0 Primary Assembly, whole genome shotgun sequence:
- the LOC115968620 gene encoding abscisate beta-glucosyltransferase-like, with product MNSEAPQVEMYFFPYVGGGHQIPMIDIARLFASHGAKSTIIVTPTNALQFQNSILRDQNSGHPISIHALQLLDGAVSPDSDMSATPSTDTTVLREPLKLFLIEHKPDCIVFDMFHRWAAELFDELGIRRIVFNGSGCFPRCVKENIRKYEPHEKVGSDYEPFLVPGLPDRIELTRSQLPVFLRDKSGRSDRMAKDEEKSFGAVVNSFYELEPAYADYFRKEMGKKAWLVGPASLCNKNTTDKAERGKQADQSCLRWLDEKEPNSVLYISFGSKPSFAPGQFLEVAHALEASNYSFIWVVGKTFKDEERCLPGGFEERIKESKKGVIIRGWAPQLLILEHGAVGGFMTHCGWNSMLEGVCCGVPMITWPLSAEQFSNEKLVTDVLGIGVQVGSMEWMSFSSEKKALVVREKVEVGVKRMMSGGDEIVEMRKRAKELAEKAKKAVQVGGSSSIDADALIEELKSSKKMRVDSGG from the coding sequence ATGAACTCAGAAGCTCCTCAAGTCGAAATGTACTTCTTTCCTTATGTGGGAGGAGGTCATCAAATCCCAATGATAGACATAGCAAGACTCTTTGCTTCCCACGGAGCCAAATCCACAATCATAGTCACACCCACAAATGCTCTTCAGTTCCAAAACTCCATCCTCCGTGACCAAAACTCTGGCCACCCAATTTCCATCCACGCTCTCCAATTACTAGACGGTGCAGTCTCACCTGACTCAGACATGTCAGCCACCCCTTCCACTGACACCACAGTCCTCCGAGAGCCTCTGAAACTCTTCCTCATTGAACACAAACCCGACTGCATTGTCTTCGACATGTTTCACCGTTGGGCTGCTGAGCTTTTCGATGAGCTCGGAATTAGAAGGATTGTTTTCAATGGTAGTGGGTGCTTTCCTCGCTGTGTTAAAGAGAATATAAGAAAGTATGAACCTCATGAGAAAGTGGGTTCGGATTATGAGCCTTTTTTGGTTCCGGGTCTTCCTGATCGGATCGAGTTGACAAGGTCTCAGCTTCCTGTTTTTCTTAGAGACAAATCTGGGCGCTCTGATAGGATGGcgaaagatgaagaaaagagtTTTGGGGCTGTGGTTAATAGTTTCTACGAATTGGAGCCAGCTTATGCAGACTATTTCAGAAAGGAGATGGGAAAGAAGGCTTGGCTTGTAGGACCAGCTTCTCTATGTAACAAAAATACTACAGATAAGGCTGAGAGAGGCAAGCAAGCCGATCAAAGCTGTTTAAGGTGGTTGGATGAGAAAGAACCCAATTCAGTTCTTTATATTAGTTTTGGAAGCAAACCCAGCTTTGCTCCTGGACAGTTCCTTGAGGTTGCTCATGCTCTTGAGGCTTCCAATTATTCATTCATTTGGGTAGTTGGAAAAACCTTCAAAGATGAAGAACGTTGTCTTCCTGGAGGATTTGAAGAGAGGATTAAGGAATCAAAGAAGGGTGTGATAATAAGAGGGTGGGCACCTCAGTTGTTGATATTAGAACATGGTGCTGTGGGAGGGTTTATGACTCATTGTGGATGGAACTCTATGTTAGAGGGAGTTTGTTGTGGTGTGCCTATGATTACATGGCCACTCTCTGCTGAACAGTTCTCCAATGAGAAATTGGTTACTGATGTGTTGGGGATTGGAGTTCAAGTTGGGAGCATGGAGTGGATGTCTTTTAGTTCTGAAAAGAAAGCGTTGGTTGTGAGGGAGAAGGTGGAGGTGGGAGTGAAAAGGATGATGAGTGGTGGTGATGAGATTGTAGAGATGAGAAAAAGAGCTAAAGAGCTTGCAGAGAAGgctaagaaagctgttcaagtAGGTGGATCTTCGTCTATAGATGCTGATGCCTTAATTGAGGAGCTTAAATCCTCAAAGAAAATGAGAGTCGATAGTGGAGGGTAA
- the LOC115969120 gene encoding abscisate beta-glucosyltransferase-like, whose amino-acid sequence MDSEAPQVEMVFFPFVGGGHQIPMIDIARLFASHGAKSTIIVTPTNAIQFQNSILRDQNSGHPISIHALQLPEGAVSPDSDMTATPSTDTTVLREPLKLFLTEHKPDCIVFDTFHRWAAELFDGLGIRKIVFNGSGCFPGCVSENIRKYEPHEKVGSDYESFLVPGLPDRIELTRSQIPIFVRDKSGRFAKMGKKDEDKSFGSVVNSFYELEPAYADYYRKEMGKKAWFVGPASLCNTDVADKAERGTQASIDEQSFMKWLDDKEPNSVLYIGFGSKPGFATGQFVEIAHALEASNCSFIWVVGKNLKDEENCLPGGFEERIKESKKGVIIRGWAPQLLILEHGAVGGFMTHCGWNSMLEGFCCGVPMITWPLSAEQFYNEKLVTDVLGIGVQVGSKEWISFKSEKKGLVGREKVEVAVKRLMGGGDEVVDIRKRAKELAGKAKRAVQVGGSSYIDADALIEELKSLKKNVN is encoded by the coding sequence ATGGACTCAGAAGCTCCTCAAGTAGAAATGGTCTTCTTTCCCTTCGTGGGTGGAGGTCATCAAATCCCAATGATAGACATAGCAAGACTTTTTGCTTCCCATGGAGCCAAATCCACAATCATAGTCACTCCCACAAACGCTATTCAGTTCCAAAATTCCATCCTTCGTGACCAAAACTCAGGCCACCCAATTTCCATTCACGCTCTCCAATTACCAGAGGGTGCTGTTTCACCTGACTCAGACATGACAGCCACCCCTTCCACCGACACCACAGTCCTCCGAGAGCCTCTGAAACTCTTCCTCACTGAACACAAACCCGACTGCATTGTCTTCGACACGTTTCACCGTTGGGCTGCTGAGCTTTTCGATGGGCTCGGAATTAGAAAGATTGTTTTCAATGGTAGTGGGTGCTTTCCTGGCTGTGTTTCTGAGAATATAAGAAAGTATGAACCGCATGAGAAAGTGGGTTCGGATTATGAGTCTTTTTTGGTTCCAGGTCTTCCTGATCGGATCGAGTTGACAAGGTCTCAGATTCCTATTTTTGTTAGAGACAAATCTGGGCGTTTTgctaaaatgggaaaaaaagatGAAGACAAGAGTTTTGGGTCTGTGGTTAATAGTTTCTACGAATTGGAGCCTGCTTATGCTGACTATTACAGAAAAGAGATGGGAAAGAAGGCTTGGTTTGTAGGCCCAGCCTCTTTGTGTAACACAGATGTTGCTGATAAGGCTGAGAGAGGCACACAAGCCTCAATTGATGAACAGAGTTTTATGAAGTGGTTGGATGATAAAGAACCCAATTCTGTTCTCTATATTGGTTTTGGAAGCAAACCCGGGTTTGCTACCGGACAGTTTGTTGAGATCGCTCATGCTCTTGAGGCTTCCAACTGTTCATTCATTTGGGTTGTTGGAAAAAACttaaaagatgaagaaaattgCCTTCCTGGTGGATTTGAAGAGAGGATTAAGGAGTCCAAGAAGGGTGTGATAATCAGAGGGTGGGCACCTCAGTTGTTGATATTAGAACATGGTGCGGTGGGAGGGTTTATGACTCATTGTGGATGGAACTCTATGTTGGAGGGATTTTGTTGTGGTGTGCCTATGATTACATGGCCTCTCTCTGCTGAACAATTCTACAATGAGAAATTGGTTACTGATGTGTTGGGGATTGGGGTTCAAGTTGGGAGCAAAGAGTGGATCTCCTTTAAGTCTGAAAAGAAAGGGTTGGTTGGGAGGGAGAAAGTGGAAGTGGCAGTGAAAAGGTTGATGGGTGGTGGTGATGAAGTGGtggatataagaaaaagagcTAAAGAGCTTGCAGGGAAGGCTAAGAGAGCTGTTCAAGTAGGTGGATCTTCGTATATAGATGCTGATGCCTTAATTGAGGAGCTTAAATCCTTAAAGAAAAATGTGAATTGA